A single genomic interval of Rosistilla ulvae harbors:
- a CDS encoding gamma carbonic anhydrase family protein, producing MAIYRLGDRTPELTPDCFIAEEATVIGRVAIGAEASVWPGAVLRGDIELIDIGPRSSVQDGTVMHTDPGCPLTVGEGVTIGHQATLHGCTIEDGALIGMQAIVLNRAVIGRNSLVGAGALITEGKTFPENSLILGAPAKRVRELTEDEIENLAKTAERYVCRARDYRENLVRIG from the coding sequence ATGGCGATCTATCGACTTGGCGACCGCACCCCCGAACTAACTCCCGACTGTTTTATTGCCGAGGAGGCGACGGTGATCGGGCGCGTTGCGATCGGTGCCGAGGCGAGCGTTTGGCCGGGAGCGGTTTTGCGAGGCGACATCGAATTGATCGACATCGGCCCCCGCAGCAGCGTCCAAGATGGGACGGTGATGCACACCGACCCGGGCTGCCCGTTGACCGTCGGCGAAGGCGTCACGATCGGACACCAAGCGACGCTGCACGGTTGCACGATCGAAGACGGAGCATTGATCGGGATGCAAGCGATCGTGCTCAACCGCGCCGTGATCGGCCGCAATTCGCTGGTCGGCGCCGGCGCTCTGATCACCGAAGGGAAAACCTTTCCCGAAAACTCGCTGATCCTCGGTGCTCCGGCGAAGCGAGTCCGAGAACTTACCGAAGACGAGATCGAAAATCTAGCCAAGACCGCCGAGCGCTACGTCTGTCGAGCTCGCGATTATCGCGAGAACCTGGTCCGGATCGGATAA
- a CDS encoding glycosyltransferase family 4 protein: protein MRIAQVAPLTETVPPKTYGGIERVVHYLTEELVRQGHDVTLFASGDSRTTADHVAVVRESLRCSRVPQDPIVWHQRQLNQVLQMADKFDIIHFHTGFSHFDSMRYLSTPHVTTLHGRLDLPEFQSVLEEFPDIPVVSISDSQRHPIRIANWVDTVYNGTPGENYMYQPIPEPSEYFAFLGRFSPEKGPERAIEIARRLGVKLKMAAKIDKVDVEYFAERIEPQLTDPLIEYIGEVDEAGKNKLLGGAKALLFPIDWPEPFGLVMTESMACGTPVIAFRNGSVDEVMKDGVSGYIVESVDEAVAAAANIDKISRRRCRLYFQERFDVEPMTKGYLAVYEKLLALQPTIPIPSRPGIVNPGDQPLTMETA from the coding sequence ATGAGAATTGCTCAGGTCGCTCCACTGACGGAAACCGTTCCGCCGAAAACCTACGGTGGTATTGAACGGGTCGTCCACTACTTGACTGAAGAACTGGTTCGACAAGGGCATGACGTGACCTTGTTCGCCAGCGGCGACTCGCGAACCACCGCCGACCATGTGGCCGTCGTTAGAGAATCGCTGCGATGCAGTCGGGTGCCTCAAGATCCTATCGTTTGGCATCAGCGACAATTGAATCAGGTGCTGCAGATGGCGGACAAATTCGACATCATCCATTTCCACACCGGCTTCAGCCACTTCGACTCGATGCGATACCTGAGCACGCCCCACGTAACGACCCTGCACGGTCGGCTCGACCTGCCCGAATTCCAATCTGTCTTGGAGGAATTCCCCGACATTCCGGTCGTTTCGATCAGCGATTCCCAGCGGCATCCGATCCGGATCGCAAACTGGGTCGACACGGTCTACAACGGCACCCCGGGGGAGAACTACATGTATCAACCGATCCCCGAACCAAGCGAGTACTTTGCGTTCCTCGGCCGCTTCTCTCCCGAAAAGGGTCCCGAACGAGCGATCGAAATCGCCAGGCGGTTGGGCGTCAAGCTGAAGATGGCGGCGAAGATCGACAAAGTGGATGTGGAATATTTTGCGGAACGCATCGAACCGCAATTAACCGATCCCTTGATCGAGTACATCGGGGAGGTCGATGAGGCAGGAAAAAACAAATTGTTAGGAGGAGCCAAAGCGTTGTTGTTCCCGATCGATTGGCCCGAACCGTTTGGATTGGTGATGACGGAGTCGATGGCGTGCGGAACGCCGGTGATCGCATTCCGAAACGGCAGCGTCGACGAAGTGATGAAGGATGGCGTCAGTGGCTACATCGTCGAAAGCGTCGATGAAGCCGTGGCGGCCGCCGCGAACATCGACAAGATCAGCCGCCGCCGCTGTCGACTTTATTTCCAGGAACGATTTGACGTCGAACCGATGACCAAGGGCTATCTTGCCGTCTACGAAAAATTACTCGCGCTGCAACCAACGATCCCGATCCCATCGCGGCCTGGCATCGTCAATCCGGGCGATCAACCGTTGACGATGGAAACGGCATAG
- a CDS encoding GTPase family protein — MSSVWQRWRNKLPQSESEYQQQIDPLRAAAPIPVLWLFGKTGSGKSSVIHSLTGAEQATIGEGFRPETKSSQRFDFPDPVEPLLTFLDTRGLGEADYDPAADIAKYSESTQLMIVTVRVADHALADILQPLRQIRKSTPERPVLLLLTCLHEATGEIDLSEGVDPFATEHPNHESPSPIPDALQTLIDRKTEQFAGLYDQMVPVDLTRLEDGFADPDFGGPRLRQAILQYLPHAYRQALLSLGMEDQGHRSKRQRRARWQVLASSSLAATAGAVPVPWVDIPVVLAIQSHLAMRLGKIYEQELTASHWAALSSAAGSRIATRMALREVLKLIPWVGMAAGAASAFAFTYALGMSWDWYFANLRDGRTPSTDKLREIFADELQRGHELWTAK; from the coding sequence ATGAGCTCAGTTTGGCAGCGTTGGCGGAACAAGCTTCCGCAATCCGAAAGTGAATACCAGCAACAGATCGATCCGCTGCGGGCCGCCGCCCCAATCCCCGTGCTGTGGTTGTTTGGTAAGACCGGCAGCGGCAAAAGCTCGGTGATCCATTCGTTGACCGGCGCCGAACAGGCGACGATCGGCGAGGGCTTTCGGCCCGAAACCAAGTCGTCGCAGCGGTTTGATTTTCCCGATCCGGTCGAACCTTTGCTGACCTTCTTGGATACGCGCGGTTTGGGCGAAGCGGATTACGATCCCGCTGCCGACATCGCAAAATACAGCGAATCGACTCAGTTGATGATCGTGACGGTTCGGGTCGCCGACCACGCGTTGGCTGATATCTTGCAACCGCTCCGCCAGATTCGCAAATCGACACCCGAGCGCCCGGTTCTTCTGTTGCTGACCTGCCTGCACGAAGCGACCGGCGAGATCGATCTGTCCGAAGGCGTCGATCCGTTTGCCACCGAACATCCAAACCACGAATCGCCGTCGCCGATCCCCGACGCGTTGCAAACCCTGATCGATCGCAAGACCGAACAATTTGCGGGGCTCTACGACCAGATGGTCCCCGTCGATCTGACGCGGCTGGAAGACGGGTTCGCCGATCCCGATTTTGGCGGACCGCGGTTGCGGCAAGCGATCCTGCAATACCTGCCGCACGCCTACCGCCAGGCGCTGCTGTCGTTGGGAATGGAAGACCAAGGGCATCGCAGCAAGCGTCAGCGACGGGCCCGTTGGCAGGTGTTGGCGTCGAGCAGTTTGGCCGCGACGGCCGGCGCGGTCCCGGTTCCGTGGGTTGATATCCCGGTCGTGCTGGCGATCCAGTCGCATCTGGCGATGCGGCTGGGGAAGATCTACGAACAAGAACTGACGGCGTCGCACTGGGCCGCGCTCAGCAGCGCCGCTGGTTCGCGAATCGCCACACGGATGGCGCTGCGTGAAGTTCTCAAATTGATTCCGTGGGTCGGCATGGCCGCGGGAGCCGCCAGCGCGTTTGCTTTCACGTACGCGTTGGGGATGTCGTGGGATTGGTACTTCGCCAACCTGCGCGATGGTCGCACGCCCAGCACCGACAAACTGCGTGAGATCTTTGCCGACGAATTGCAACGTGGTCACGAACTGTGGACGGCAAAATGA
- a CDS encoding DNA methyltransferase: MALEINQLHQGDCVEKLAEIEAGTIDLCFADPPFNIGYKYDVYDDRQDDADYLDWCQQWMAGVHRALRPNGTFWLAIGDEYAAELKVRATRELGFVCRSWVIWYYTFGVNCKNGFSRSHTHLFHFVKDPNSFTFNSDDPAIRVPSARQLVYGDGRANPKGRLPDNTWVLRPQDLPEGFQSDGDTWYFPRVAGTFKERQGFHGCQMPEQLLGRIVRACSNPGDTVLDPFAGSGTTLVVAKKLGRQWLGAELSEEYATRIARRLDETQIGDSLSGVENPLTSVPNTANGKRHRGASNSQPQTNGKPKVKSAAASKKKTAVAKKKATQKQAKKVAAKKARTKQAAAEAVKVTKSTGAKSKSKKVAAKATPTKKAATKRATSKKGAVPKSATKKVKTKKVAAKGAPTEPPATTKRSAKKKSPTKKKVAVKNVAVKKTAVVKKSATVKAKAKKAVASTAVTPTEPISKATATKRGAKKSATAKAKKTPAPKSVPTKKAAVKKRATKTATAAVKKSKGAAPQTPPTKKVAVKKVAVKKRTAKKSSAAKVAPKKVAAEAKPVKTSAPKKAAVKKRTVKKSAVAKVTTKKKVAAETTPAETKPTKKRQTKKKGAAKRVPPKAQQSEKRPESETPAESKPLATDPVATESPKPVETPPKVRQPELFLF, from the coding sequence GTGGCACTGGAAATAAATCAATTGCATCAAGGCGATTGTGTCGAAAAGCTGGCGGAGATCGAAGCGGGGACGATCGACCTCTGTTTCGCCGATCCACCGTTCAACATCGGTTACAAATACGACGTCTACGACGATCGCCAAGACGATGCTGATTATCTCGATTGGTGCCAGCAATGGATGGCAGGGGTGCATCGTGCGCTCCGCCCCAACGGCACCTTTTGGTTGGCGATCGGCGACGAATACGCGGCGGAACTGAAGGTCCGCGCGACGCGCGAACTCGGTTTCGTCTGCCGCAGCTGGGTGATCTGGTACTACACCTTTGGCGTGAACTGCAAGAATGGCTTCAGCCGCTCGCACACCCATCTGTTCCACTTTGTCAAAGATCCCAATTCGTTCACGTTTAATTCCGACGATCCGGCGATCCGCGTCCCGTCGGCGCGGCAGTTGGTCTATGGCGATGGTCGCGCTAATCCCAAGGGCCGCCTGCCCGATAACACTTGGGTTTTGAGACCTCAGGATCTCCCCGAGGGCTTTCAAAGCGATGGCGATACGTGGTACTTCCCCCGCGTGGCGGGAACCTTTAAGGAACGCCAAGGTTTCCACGGCTGCCAAATGCCCGAACAGCTGTTGGGCCGAATCGTCCGCGCCTGCTCCAACCCTGGCGACACGGTACTGGATCCGTTTGCCGGTAGCGGCACCACGCTGGTCGTCGCCAAGAAGCTGGGGCGGCAGTGGTTGGGGGCGGAGCTATCTGAGGAATATGCCACTCGAATCGCTCGACGGCTCGACGAGACGCAAATTGGCGATTCGTTGAGTGGTGTCGAAAACCCGCTGACCAGTGTTCCCAACACTGCCAACGGCAAACGCCATCGCGGCGCATCCAATAGCCAACCGCAGACCAACGGAAAGCCGAAGGTGAAATCGGCGGCGGCATCTAAAAAGAAGACCGCTGTCGCCAAAAAGAAAGCGACCCAAAAGCAGGCCAAGAAAGTCGCTGCGAAGAAAGCTCGAACCAAGCAGGCCGCGGCGGAGGCTGTGAAGGTGACTAAGTCGACGGGCGCGAAGTCGAAGTCGAAGAAGGTCGCGGCCAAGGCGACGCCTACGAAAAAAGCAGCGACCAAGCGCGCGACGTCCAAGAAAGGGGCCGTTCCCAAGTCGGCCACCAAGAAGGTGAAGACGAAAAAGGTCGCCGCCAAGGGGGCGCCGACAGAACCGCCCGCGACCACGAAGCGTTCGGCGAAGAAGAAGAGTCCGACAAAGAAGAAGGTTGCCGTTAAGAACGTCGCCGTTAAGAAGACCGCCGTCGTGAAGAAGTCCGCTACGGTGAAGGCAAAGGCGAAGAAAGCCGTCGCATCGACCGCGGTGACGCCGACCGAGCCGATTTCAAAAGCAACGGCGACGAAGCGGGGAGCGAAAAAGTCGGCCACCGCAAAGGCGAAGAAGACGCCCGCTCCCAAATCGGTTCCGACCAAAAAGGCTGCCGTAAAGAAGCGAGCGACGAAAACGGCGACCGCTGCGGTGAAGAAGTCGAAGGGGGCAGCGCCCCAAACGCCACCGACCAAGAAGGTGGCTGTGAAGAAGGTTGCGGTAAAGAAGCGGACGGCGAAAAAGTCGTCCGCCGCCAAGGTGGCGCCAAAGAAGGTCGCGGCCGAGGCAAAGCCTGTGAAAACGTCCGCTCCCAAAAAAGCTGCGGTGAAGAAACGGACGGTGAAAAAGTCGGCGGTCGCTAAGGTGACGACGAAGAAGAAAGTGGCTGCCGAGACGACGCCTGCGGAAACGAAGCCGACGAAGAAACGGCAAACGAAGAAGAAGGGAGCTGCGAAGCGAGTTCCACCCAAGGCCCAGCAAAGCGAAAAACGGCCGGAAAGTGAAACCCCAGCCGAATCGAAGCCGTTGGCAACGGATCCCGTGGCGACCGAAAGTCCCAAGCCGGTCGAGACGCCACCCAAAGTGCGGCAACCGGAACTGTTTCTGTTTTAA
- a CDS encoding GTPase family protein, with translation MKFLRLLRPRAIVLVVLWLLPVATYLVVGTLAVYRAGWLACLAWVLPVMGAAAWIVGRLWKPRRLSESATGVPLTAPEFWTPQDTAAIAVVEQFRSELPEMNRLTIADTNRYLEDAQSMAKRLAGHYHQGSSSGELHRLTLVEVLAVVHLAVEDMEAWVLENVPLSNVATVGQLQTLPGIARAVELGRIASFWTTTIANPAKLLTYPLWRQAGQIGLDLQDELIGVFYQAYLRRVGYYLIEMYSGRLKGGSRRYRQQFGTLASAMHHSGGDVQAFQQLENVSTTIAVIGQVKAGKSSLINALMQDHVAATSLLPETRAVARFEYKLPGVNNSITLLDTPGYSEADVDRQQAKEIRTAAEAADIVLLVMAANSAARRSDVQAISELTKHYRNKPHLKPPTIIAVLTHVDRLRPVREWSPPYDWTTPTCLKEESMAQAVAYCRELFGDAIAQTVCVYTGDQHPNQESVADNLVPALLGNLDHGHAAAILKAFYKQLSANRIDQLRGQFTSLLKSVGRTLFDSAVGDRPPKP, from the coding sequence ATGAAGTTTCTGCGTTTGCTGCGTCCTCGTGCCATCGTGTTGGTTGTGCTGTGGCTTCTCCCCGTGGCGACCTATCTCGTCGTCGGCACCCTGGCGGTCTATCGCGCCGGTTGGTTGGCATGCCTCGCTTGGGTGCTGCCCGTGATGGGAGCGGCTGCCTGGATCGTGGGGCGGTTGTGGAAGCCGCGGCGGTTATCCGAATCGGCGACCGGTGTGCCGTTGACCGCTCCCGAATTTTGGACGCCTCAAGATACTGCGGCGATCGCGGTCGTCGAGCAGTTTCGCAGCGAGCTGCCCGAGATGAACCGGTTGACCATCGCCGATACCAACCGCTATCTGGAAGATGCCCAATCGATGGCCAAGCGGCTGGCAGGGCATTATCACCAGGGTAGCTCGTCGGGCGAATTACATCGGCTGACGCTAGTCGAAGTGCTGGCGGTCGTGCATCTGGCGGTGGAGGACATGGAAGCTTGGGTGCTGGAAAACGTGCCGTTGAGCAATGTCGCGACGGTCGGGCAATTGCAGACCCTGCCTGGAATCGCCCGCGCGGTGGAATTGGGACGGATCGCCAGTTTCTGGACCACGACGATTGCCAACCCGGCCAAACTGCTGACCTATCCGCTGTGGCGTCAGGCGGGGCAGATCGGTCTGGATCTGCAAGACGAACTGATCGGCGTCTTCTACCAAGCCTATCTGCGGCGGGTCGGATATTATCTGATCGAAATGTACAGCGGCCGGTTGAAGGGAGGCTCGCGACGCTACCGCCAACAATTTGGGACGCTGGCATCGGCGATGCACCACAGCGGCGGCGACGTCCAAGCGTTCCAACAACTCGAAAACGTCAGCACCACGATCGCGGTGATCGGGCAGGTCAAAGCGGGCAAGTCGAGTTTGATCAATGCGCTGATGCAAGACCATGTCGCCGCGACCAGTCTCCTGCCCGAGACGCGTGCGGTCGCCCGGTTTGAATATAAATTGCCCGGCGTGAACAACTCGATCACCCTGTTGGACACCCCCGGCTACAGCGAAGCCGATGTCGATCGACAGCAAGCGAAAGAGATTCGAACAGCGGCCGAAGCGGCCGATATCGTGCTGTTGGTGATGGCAGCGAATTCAGCCGCGCGACGCAGCGATGTGCAAGCGATCTCGGAATTGACCAAACACTATCGCAACAAACCCCATCTAAAACCGCCAACGATCATCGCCGTGCTGACGCATGTCGATCGCTTGCGGCCAGTCCGCGAATGGTCGCCTCCGTACGATTGGACGACGCCCACCTGTTTGAAAGAGGAATCGATGGCCCAAGCTGTCGCCTACTGTCGCGAGCTGTTTGGCGACGCGATCGCCCAGACCGTTTGCGTCTATACCGGCGACCAGCATCCCAATCAGGAGAGCGTCGCCGACAACTTGGTCCCCGCGTTGCTCGGTAACCTGGACCACGGGCATGCCGCCGCGATCCTGAAGGCGTTCTACAAACAACTCAGCGCCAATCGCATCGATCAGCTCCGCGGGCAATTCACCAGTCTGTTGAAGTCGGTCGGCCGCACCCTGTTCGATTCGGCCGTCGGCGATCGCCCCCCCAAACCGTAA
- a CDS encoding HD-GYP domain-containing protein, which translates to MAITLQGSEVMDDLVSGYIPISVSTLVPSSVVGIELFQEERDEHRYVLYRGSDYPLEQIDLVKLRSRGVNKLYIRKAEQSSYQTYLRKMIDDPGDNVPVSARAGALNEVVRDLLESAFKSGDPDASVDTATYLGEQTANIVCNDQFASVDLFRVLHHDYATFTHSANVAFYAGMLAAEIGFSQEEVALISSGGLIHDLGKLQIPDKILCKPGRLTELEFREIKKHPVTGFRQLAHREDLTVGQLMMVYQHHERVDGGGYPVGLCGDEIHPWAKVCAVVDVFEALTSNRPYRTPMPKRRAIELLEHERDGYEQEFLECWKKITNRLWRS; encoded by the coding sequence ATGGCGATAACATTGCAGGGATCCGAAGTGATGGATGACCTCGTTTCTGGGTATATTCCGATCAGCGTTTCGACGCTGGTTCCGTCGTCGGTTGTAGGGATCGAGCTGTTTCAAGAGGAACGAGACGAACATCGGTATGTTCTGTATCGGGGAAGTGATTATCCGCTGGAACAAATCGATTTGGTCAAATTGCGCAGCCGTGGTGTCAACAAACTCTATATTCGCAAGGCCGAACAGTCGTCGTACCAGACCTATCTGCGCAAGATGATCGACGATCCCGGGGACAACGTCCCCGTCTCGGCTCGCGCGGGAGCGTTAAACGAAGTTGTCCGCGACCTGTTAGAGTCGGCGTTTAAATCGGGAGATCCCGACGCGTCGGTCGACACCGCGACCTATCTGGGCGAACAAACCGCAAACATCGTCTGCAACGATCAATTCGCCAGCGTCGATCTGTTCCGCGTGTTGCACCACGATTACGCCACCTTCACCCATTCGGCGAACGTTGCGTTCTACGCGGGAATGCTGGCGGCGGAAATCGGTTTCAGCCAGGAAGAGGTCGCACTGATCTCCTCCGGTGGCCTGATCCACGACCTCGGCAAGCTGCAAATTCCCGACAAAATTCTGTGCAAGCCGGGGCGGCTGACCGAACTGGAGTTTCGCGAGATCAAGAAACACCCCGTTACCGGATTTCGCCAACTGGCCCACCGCGAAGATCTGACCGTGGGACAGTTGATGATGGTCTACCAGCATCACGAACGCGTCGATGGTGGCGGTTATCCCGTCGGGCTTTGTGGCGATGAGATCCATCCCTGGGCCAAAGTCTGCGCCGTGGTCGACGTGTTCGAAGCGTTGACCAGCAACCGTCCCTATCGAACCCCCATGCCCAAACGTCGCGCGATCGAATTGTTGGAACACGAACGGGATGGATACGAACAGGAATTCTTGGAATGCTGGAAAAAAATTACAAACAGACTCTGGCGGAGCTGA
- a CDS encoding PVC-type heme-binding CxxCH protein, with product MLLRSPIGLPGLFVLFVLLSASTLVSQEADRPLPAGEAAQTMQVPPDFQVELFAGEPAVQQPIGFCIDDRNRLWGAEAYAYPVHGTGKSDRIVILEDSDGDGRHDRRTLFYEGLNYVTGIEVGFGGVWVMSPPSMLFIPDRNADDIPDGPPQVILDGFGNHANAHNLANGFAWGPDGWLYGTHGRTNWSMIGRPGTAEADRQRFDGGVYRYHPVQHRWEAYADGTTNPWGIDWNDLGHAFICNCVNPHLFQVIQGAHYEPWRGRKSSQHAYQRIDTIADHLHYVGISDVRRGIGSADEDAAGGGHAHCGTIIYLGDALPAPYRNTLMTNNLHGRRINNDIPRRSGSGYIASHGPDLMRSQDPWFMGVTLAYGAAGEIYVSDWSDTGECHSVRNTQRQTGRIFRITYKQETIPRVDLARYSDDQLVEAQLHDNDWHVRHARRRLQERAASGADMRKVHRELHQMFLSQTAAPKRLRALWALHVTDGASDEWLTELLDDPEEAIRSWAITLLCEDHQPPTAALAAMLELAASGDSPLVRLSITSALQRMPLAKRWELVEALARRSEDASDQNLPLMLWYATEPLIDDDLARYVRLATKAEIPRLRINIARRIASSSLAEPGVPLLIDRISEKLIDAAVAANVLDGLLEGMRGRKLALPANWPDAYASFQTSDSGDVRSLATRVALALNDPGAIALLRRVAIDRQAAAVDRNQAIEALVARGAAGLDTDLLSLLDDPTVRRAAIRGLARYANETTAARLIAAYPKWEPIEQQDVLQTLASRATWASDLMAAIDDKQISARDLTAFTARQLRSLNNNQVSADLDRLWGKARPAGEDRQKQIASYKKWLTAELIATADTTRGRELFTKNCATCHKFFGSGGDIGPDITGAQRSNLDYLLENIVDPSAAVAKDYRMQVLQLIDGRVITGLVESSDDQSITIRTVNDRSTILRDDIDLQTESPVSIMPSGLLDPMTEADVRDLIGYLQQRHAVP from the coding sequence ATGCTATTGCGATCACCTATCGGATTGCCCGGTCTGTTCGTCCTCTTTGTGCTGCTATCCGCCTCCACGTTGGTCTCCCAGGAAGCCGACCGTCCGCTGCCAGCGGGCGAGGCGGCCCAGACGATGCAGGTTCCTCCCGATTTCCAAGTGGAATTGTTCGCGGGTGAACCCGCTGTCCAGCAACCTATCGGTTTTTGCATCGACGACCGCAATCGGTTGTGGGGCGCCGAAGCGTATGCCTATCCGGTGCATGGGACCGGCAAGAGCGACCGGATCGTGATCCTTGAGGACAGTGACGGGGATGGCCGACACGATCGGCGGACTCTCTTTTACGAAGGGCTGAACTACGTCACTGGCATCGAAGTTGGATTCGGTGGCGTTTGGGTGATGTCTCCGCCGTCGATGTTGTTCATTCCCGATCGCAACGCCGACGACATACCCGATGGGCCGCCGCAGGTGATCCTGGATGGGTTTGGCAACCACGCCAACGCCCACAATCTGGCAAACGGTTTCGCCTGGGGCCCCGATGGTTGGCTGTATGGCACGCACGGGCGAACCAATTGGTCGATGATCGGTCGACCGGGAACCGCCGAAGCCGATCGTCAACGGTTCGACGGCGGCGTCTATCGATACCATCCGGTGCAGCATCGCTGGGAAGCGTATGCCGACGGGACAACCAATCCATGGGGCATCGATTGGAACGATCTGGGGCATGCGTTCATCTGCAACTGTGTCAATCCGCATCTGTTTCAAGTGATCCAAGGAGCTCATTACGAACCGTGGCGGGGCCGCAAATCGAGCCAGCATGCGTATCAGCGAATCGATACGATCGCCGACCATCTGCACTATGTCGGGATCAGCGATGTTCGTCGCGGGATCGGTTCGGCCGACGAAGATGCCGCCGGCGGCGGACACGCGCATTGCGGCACGATCATCTATCTGGGCGACGCGTTGCCCGCCCCCTACCGCAACACGTTGATGACGAACAATCTGCATGGCCGCCGGATTAACAACGACATCCCGCGACGCAGCGGTTCGGGCTACATCGCTTCCCACGGTCCCGACCTGATGCGTTCGCAAGACCCTTGGTTTATGGGAGTCACGTTGGCGTATGGCGCTGCGGGAGAGATCTATGTCAGCGATTGGAGCGACACCGGGGAATGCCACAGCGTGCGGAACACTCAGCGGCAAACGGGCCGAATCTTTCGAATCACCTACAAGCAGGAGACGATCCCTCGCGTCGATCTAGCGCGTTATTCCGACGACCAATTGGTCGAGGCTCAGTTGCACGATAACGACTGGCACGTTCGCCATGCCCGGCGGCGGTTGCAGGAACGGGCTGCCAGTGGAGCGGATATGCGGAAGGTCCATCGCGAATTACATCAGATGTTTCTTTCGCAAACCGCGGCACCGAAGCGATTGCGGGCGCTCTGGGCACTGCACGTCACCGATGGCGCGTCGGACGAATGGTTGACCGAATTGCTGGACGATCCCGAGGAAGCGATCCGGTCGTGGGCGATCACGCTGTTGTGCGAAGATCACCAACCGCCCACCGCAGCGCTGGCAGCGATGCTCGAACTGGCGGCGTCCGGTGACTCGCCGTTGGTCCGGTTATCGATCACCAGCGCGCTGCAGCGGATGCCGCTAGCGAAGCGTTGGGAACTGGTCGAAGCGTTGGCACGGCGATCCGAAGACGCCAGCGATCAGAATCTACCGTTGATGTTATGGTACGCCACCGAACCGTTGATCGACGACGATCTGGCACGCTACGTCCGGCTGGCAACAAAAGCTGAAATCCCGCGATTGCGGATCAACATCGCTCGGCGGATCGCATCGTCGTCGCTCGCCGAACCGGGCGTTCCGCTGCTGATCGATCGGATTTCGGAGAAACTGATCGACGCCGCCGTGGCCGCCAACGTGCTGGATGGTTTGTTGGAAGGGATGCGCGGACGCAAGCTTGCGTTGCCAGCGAATTGGCCCGACGCCTACGCATCGTTTCAAACCAGCGACAGCGGCGACGTGCGGTCGCTGGCGACGCGGGTCGCGTTGGCCTTAAACGATCCCGGTGCGATCGCGCTGTTGCGACGCGTCGCCATCGATCGACAGGCTGCGGCGGTCGATCGCAATCAAGCGATCGAAGCGTTGGTCGCGCGTGGCGCTGCCGGTTTGGATACCGATCTGCTCTCCTTGCTCGATGACCCTACAGTCCGTCGCGCGGCGATTCGTGGGTTGGCCCGATATGCCAACGAAACGACAGCGGCGAGATTGATCGCAGCCTATCCAAAATGGGAACCGATCGAACAACAGGATGTTTTGCAGACGCTTGCGTCGCGCGCCACGTGGGCTAGCGATCTAATGGCGGCTATCGACGACAAACAGATCTCCGCTCGCGATCTGACTGCCTTTACCGCTCGCCAATTGCGTTCACTCAATAACAACCAAGTCTCCGCGGACTTGGACCGCTTGTGGGGCAAAGCGCGTCCGGCGGGGGAAGATCGGCAAAAACAGATCGCCAGCTACAAAAAATGGCTGACCGCTGAATTGATTGCCACTGCCGACACGACGCGGGGCCGCGAGTTGTTCACCAAGAACTGCGCCACGTGCCACAAGTTCTTCGGCAGCGGAGGTGACATCGGGCCGGACATCACCGGCGCCCAACGCAGCAACCTCGATTATCTGTTGGAGAATATCGTCGATCCCAGCGCGGCGGTCGCCAAAGACTATCGGATGCAGGTGTTGCAATTGATCGACGGTCGCGTGATCACCGGATTGGTGGAATCGTCCGACGACCAATCGATCACCATTCGCACGGTCAACGATCGCAGCACGATCTTGCGCGACGATATCGATCTACAAACCGAATCGCCCGTATCGATCATGCCTAGCGGGCTGTTGGATCCGATGACCGAGGCGGATGTCCGCGATCTGATCGGATACCTGCAACAACGACATGCGGTGCCGTAG